A single window of Maylandia zebra isolate NMK-2024a linkage group LG2, Mzebra_GT3a, whole genome shotgun sequence DNA harbors:
- the insb gene encoding preproinsulin b, protein MARVSWAVSMLLLLMLCSPGGSSVPLKHLCGSHLVDALYFVCGERGFFYNPSRTHKRDVEHLLGFLSKRARQDQRLWRALSGRDEPKVKRGIVEQCCHKPCSIYHLEGYCD, encoded by the exons ATGGCCAGGGTATCATGGGCAGTGTCCATGCTGTTACTGCTGATGCTCTGCTCTCCAGGGGGGTCTTCGGTCCCCCtcaagcatctgtgtggttccCACCTGGTGGACGCCCTCTACTTTGTGTGTGGAGAAAGGGGCTTTTTCTACAATCCGAGCCGGACCCACAAGCGTGATGTGGAACATCTGCTCG GGTTCCTGTCTAAAAGGGCCAGACAGGACCAGCGACTGTGGAGGGCTTTGTCGGGCCGCGACGAGCCCAAAGTGAAGAGAGGGATCGTGGAACAGTGCTGCCACAAGCCGTGCAGCATTTACCACCTGGAGGGCTACTGCGACTGA